In Amycolatopsis jiangsuensis, the following proteins share a genomic window:
- a CDS encoding polyketide cyclase, with protein sequence MPDQSTVEHVNATLTVAASATSVFAILADPTTHAAIDGTGWVQQALDPAPLTEPDQIFRMNMYHANHPDGAYRTINRVELFDAPQIISWLPGYEKDDGQLDFGGWSWRYDLVPHDPATTEVTLTYDWSAVPQPIREYLRFPPFSPGHLTASLHHLAELATRPPQPSTSGRPALPR encoded by the coding sequence ATGCCCGATCAGTCCACAGTGGAGCATGTCAACGCCACGCTGACCGTCGCCGCTTCCGCCACGTCGGTCTTCGCGATCCTGGCGGACCCGACGACCCACGCTGCGATCGACGGCACCGGCTGGGTGCAGCAGGCCCTCGACCCGGCACCGCTGACCGAGCCGGACCAGATCTTCCGGATGAACATGTACCACGCCAACCACCCGGACGGTGCCTACCGGACGATCAACCGGGTCGAGCTGTTCGACGCGCCGCAAATCATCAGCTGGCTACCAGGCTATGAAAAGGACGACGGCCAACTGGACTTCGGCGGCTGGAGCTGGCGCTACGACCTCGTACCCCACGACCCGGCCACAACCGAGGTCACGCTCACCTACGACTGGTCCGCAGTCCCGCAACCCATCCGGGAGTACCTCCGTTTCCCGCCGTTCTCCCCCGGCCACCTGACCGCCTCACTGCACCACTTGGCCGAACTCGCCACACGACCGCCCCAGCCCAGCACCTCCGGCCGGCCCGCGCTCCCGCGGTAA
- a CDS encoding MoaD/ThiS family protein, which yields MTTVRVKLPTHLRTLAKVGGEVELAVGEPPTQRTLLDALEQRYPMLRGTVRDTGTGRRRAYVRFFACETDLSNSSPDAPLPTAVTTGAEPFLIVGAMAGG from the coding sequence ATGACCACCGTCCGCGTCAAGCTGCCCACCCACCTGCGCACGCTGGCCAAGGTCGGCGGGGAGGTCGAGCTGGCGGTCGGCGAGCCACCCACGCAACGCACGCTGCTCGACGCGCTGGAGCAGCGTTATCCGATGCTGCGCGGCACGGTGCGCGACACCGGCACCGGCAGGCGCCGCGCGTACGTCCGGTTCTTCGCCTGTGAGACCGACCTGTCGAACAGCTCCCCGGACGCCCCGTTGCCCACCGCCGTCACCACCGGCGCGGAGCCGTTCCTGATCGTCGGCGCGATGGCCGGCGGCTGA
- a CDS encoding WD40/YVTN/BNR-like repeat-containing protein, producing the protein MSGVRVLVGTRKGAFVLTSDGGRAEWQVEGPHFGGWEVYHVAGSPADPDRLYASQSTSWFGQLIQRSDDGGRTWHQVDHDFGYEGGAGEHLWYDGTPKPWEFTRIWHLEPSPTDPDTVYAGAQDAALYRSTDGGKSWGELTALRKHTSGPRWQPGAGGLCLHTIILDPRDPARIFTAISAAGAFRSDDNGQSWQPINRGLRSEGIPDPAAEVGHCVHRIAQHPARPDVLFMQKHWDVMRSDDAGDSWREISGNLPSDFGFPIAVHPHEPETIYVVPIHSDSEHYPPEGKLRVYRSRSGGGEWEALTTGLPQRDCYVNILRDAMAVDSLDEAGVYFGTTGGQVYVSPDSGERWTPIVRDLPPVYSVEVQTLR; encoded by the coding sequence ATGTCCGGAGTACGGGTACTGGTCGGCACACGCAAGGGCGCGTTCGTCCTCACCTCCGACGGCGGCCGCGCCGAATGGCAGGTCGAGGGCCCGCACTTCGGTGGCTGGGAGGTCTACCACGTGGCCGGCTCGCCCGCCGATCCCGACCGGCTGTACGCCTCGCAGTCCACGTCGTGGTTCGGGCAGCTCATCCAGCGTTCCGACGACGGCGGCCGCACCTGGCACCAGGTCGACCACGACTTCGGCTACGAGGGCGGAGCGGGCGAGCACCTGTGGTACGACGGCACGCCGAAGCCGTGGGAGTTCACCCGGATCTGGCATCTGGAGCCCTCGCCCACCGACCCGGACACCGTGTACGCGGGCGCGCAGGACGCGGCGCTGTACCGCAGCACCGACGGCGGCAAGAGCTGGGGCGAGCTGACCGCGCTGCGCAAGCACACCTCCGGCCCGCGCTGGCAGCCCGGCGCGGGCGGGCTGTGCCTGCACACGATCATCCTCGACCCCCGTGATCCGGCGCGGATCTTCACCGCGATCTCCGCCGCCGGCGCGTTCCGCAGCGACGACAACGGGCAGTCGTGGCAGCCGATCAACCGCGGTCTGCGCTCCGAGGGCATCCCGGACCCGGCCGCCGAGGTCGGGCACTGCGTGCACCGGATCGCCCAGCACCCCGCGCGGCCGGACGTGCTGTTCATGCAGAAGCACTGGGACGTGATGCGTTCGGACGACGCCGGGGATTCGTGGCGGGAGATCAGCGGCAACCTGCCCAGCGATTTCGGCTTCCCGATCGCCGTGCACCCGCACGAACCGGAGACGATCTACGTGGTGCCGATCCACAGCGATTCGGAGCACTATCCGCCGGAGGGCAAGCTGCGGGTGTACCGCAGCCGCTCGGGCGGCGGGGAGTGGGAGGCGCTCACCACCGGGCTGCCGCAGCGCGACTGCTACGTGAACATCCTGCGTGACGCGATGGCCGTCGACTCCCTCGACGAGGCCGGGGTCTACTTCGGCACCACCGGCGGTCAGGTCTACGTGTCCCCCGATTCGGGCGAGCGCTGGACGCCGATCGTGCGAGACCTGCCCCCGGTCTACTCGGTCGAGGTGCAGACGCTGCGATGA
- a CDS encoding helix-turn-helix transcriptional regulator, with translation MREAVLEAARFLAAGATTELRLGDVADHVGYSPFHLARAFERQVGMPPGKFLAAQRFQLAKRLLLESDEKVVDVCNAVGFCAAGTFTTRFTAAVGIGPQQFRMLPKLLGDHPPRPVHVPGPIAGGGVVTGRAWLSPAAVMALDGAPAVYVGLFPRQAAQGVPVSGALLDERQEFTLAGAPPGSYRLMACALPARGSPRDQLVPPVQVVGVHPEPVWIRPRPAAPQRRTVRLDLAPPWTPPVLVALPPLASAEAQERRRSR, from the coding sequence ATGCGGGAGGCGGTACTCGAGGCGGCGAGGTTCCTCGCCGCGGGAGCCACGACGGAGCTGCGGCTCGGCGACGTGGCCGACCATGTCGGCTACAGCCCGTTCCACCTGGCGCGCGCGTTCGAGCGGCAGGTTGGCATGCCGCCGGGGAAGTTCCTTGCCGCACAGCGGTTCCAGCTCGCCAAGCGGTTACTGCTGGAAAGCGACGAGAAGGTCGTGGACGTGTGCAACGCGGTGGGTTTCTGCGCGGCCGGCACGTTCACCACCCGGTTCACCGCGGCCGTCGGGATCGGTCCGCAGCAGTTCCGGATGCTGCCGAAGCTGCTCGGCGACCATCCGCCAAGGCCGGTCCACGTGCCGGGCCCGATCGCGGGCGGCGGCGTGGTCACCGGGCGGGCGTGGCTGAGCCCTGCCGCGGTCATGGCGCTCGACGGTGCGCCGGCGGTGTACGTCGGGCTGTTCCCCCGGCAGGCGGCACAGGGCGTCCCGGTCAGCGGCGCGCTGCTCGACGAGCGGCAGGAGTTCACGTTGGCCGGGGCCCCGCCCGGCAGTTACCGGCTGATGGCCTGCGCGCTGCCTGCCCGGGGCAGCCCGCGTGACCAGCTCGTCCCGCCGGTGCAGGTGGTCGGCGTGCACCCGGAGCCGGTGTGGATCCGGCCGCGCCCGGCCGCGCCACAGCGGCGGACGGTCCGGCTGGACCTCGCGCCACCGTGGACGCCGCCGGTGCTCGTGGCGCTGCCGCCCCTGGCGTCGGCGGAAGCGCAAGAACGGAGAAGAAGCCGGTGA
- a CDS encoding acyl-CoA synthetase, which produces MTENLLWPRYAGPTDLAGIEAVPLAERGLPGSTYALLSRAAATWPDRTAITTLPDATRWREPAHRRFAGLLGEVHRYANLLHELGIRRDDAVALMSPNTAELVPATLAAQLAGIAAPLNGGLSRPHLTDLLRLAGARILITAGPELSPEIWETAHDLARDGHLDTVLVLRPTGTTGAPAELPAVAGVRIGYLGELAAGQDPSVFHGVPPQSGDLAAFFHTGGTTGAPKLAANSLLDEESVLFAALPLFHVNALIVTVLAPLFKGQGAVWAGPLGYRDLALYGQFWKLVEHYRISAMSAVPTVYSVLAQCPVDADLSSLRVAMVGASPLPAAVRENFESHTGITLVEGYGLTEATCASARAFPDSPRPGSVGQRLPYQRMKAVRVRPDGSWEDLPPGQAGILVISGPTVFPGYVTGHGEHGHVLDGLGKLSGGWLDTGDLAHLDPDGFVYLAGRAKDLIIRGGHNIDPAQIEDALLAHPEVTGAGAVGRPDIHSGEVPVAYVTLAPGSSVTELQLREWARGKVPESAAAPKTVTVLDALPVTDVGKPYKPALRADAARRELTKALADVAGVAAIEVEIDRGSVLAVVETASETGESAVKTILRRYAIDWRVTRTP; this is translated from the coding sequence ATGACCGAGAACCTGCTCTGGCCGCGGTACGCCGGACCCACGGACCTCGCCGGGATCGAAGCCGTGCCACTGGCCGAACGCGGGCTCCCCGGGTCGACCTACGCCCTGCTGTCCAGGGCCGCGGCCACCTGGCCCGACCGGACGGCGATCACCACGCTGCCGGACGCCACACGCTGGCGCGAACCCGCGCACCGCAGGTTCGCCGGACTCCTCGGTGAAGTCCACCGGTACGCGAACCTGTTGCACGAACTCGGTATCCGCCGGGACGACGCGGTCGCGCTGATGTCACCCAACACCGCCGAGCTGGTGCCCGCGACCCTCGCCGCGCAGCTCGCCGGCATCGCGGCACCCCTGAACGGCGGGCTCTCCCGCCCGCACCTCACCGACCTGCTGCGACTCGCGGGCGCGCGCATCCTCATCACCGCCGGTCCCGAGTTGTCCCCCGAGATCTGGGAAACCGCGCACGACCTCGCCCGGGACGGACACCTCGACACCGTGCTGGTACTCCGGCCCACCGGAACCACCGGCGCACCGGCGGAGCTGCCGGCCGTAGCCGGCGTACGGATCGGCTATCTCGGTGAGCTGGCGGCCGGGCAGGACCCGTCCGTTTTCCACGGTGTGCCACCACAGTCCGGCGATCTGGCGGCGTTCTTCCACACCGGCGGCACCACCGGCGCCCCGAAGCTGGCCGCCAACTCCCTGCTCGACGAGGAGTCCGTGCTTTTCGCGGCGCTGCCGCTGTTCCACGTCAACGCACTGATCGTCACTGTTCTCGCGCCGCTGTTCAAAGGCCAGGGCGCGGTCTGGGCCGGCCCGCTGGGCTACCGCGACCTCGCGCTCTACGGACAGTTCTGGAAACTCGTCGAGCACTACCGGATTTCCGCGATGAGCGCGGTGCCGACCGTCTACTCCGTACTCGCCCAGTGCCCGGTCGACGCCGACCTCAGCAGCCTGCGCGTCGCCATGGTCGGAGCTTCTCCCCTACCCGCCGCCGTGCGGGAGAACTTCGAGAGCCACACCGGCATCACGCTCGTCGAGGGATACGGGCTGACCGAGGCGACCTGCGCCAGCGCCCGCGCCTTCCCCGATTCCCCGCGACCGGGCTCGGTCGGCCAGCGACTGCCCTACCAGCGGATGAAAGCCGTGCGGGTCCGGCCCGACGGCAGCTGGGAAGACCTTCCACCCGGCCAGGCGGGCATCCTCGTGATCAGCGGCCCCACCGTGTTCCCCGGCTACGTCACCGGTCACGGCGAGCACGGCCACGTCCTCGACGGGCTGGGCAAGCTTTCCGGCGGCTGGCTCGACACCGGCGACCTCGCGCACCTCGACCCGGACGGTTTCGTGTACCTGGCCGGCCGTGCGAAGGACCTCATCATCCGCGGTGGCCACAACATCGACCCCGCGCAGATCGAGGACGCCCTCCTCGCCCATCCCGAGGTCACGGGGGCCGGAGCGGTGGGGCGGCCGGACATCCACTCCGGAGAAGTGCCCGTCGCCTACGTCACGCTCGCGCCGGGCTCGTCGGTCACCGAACTGCAGCTGCGCGAGTGGGCGCGCGGCAAGGTGCCGGAATCCGCCGCCGCGCCGAAGACCGTGACCGTCCTCGACGCACTGCCGGTCACCGACGTCGGCAAACCGTACAAACCCGCGCTGCGGGCCGACGCGGCTCGCCGCGAACTCACCAAGGCACTGGCGGACGTGGCCGGCGTCGCCGCGATCGAGGTCGAGATCGACCGTGGCTCGGTTCTCGCGGTGGTGGAGACCGCGAGTGAGACCGGTGAATCGGCGGTGAAAACGATCCTGCGCCGCTACGCGATCGACTGGCGCGTGACGCGTACACCGTGA
- a CDS encoding fumarylacetoacetate hydrolase family protein, producing the protein MSISVLRTADAWWVATPSGAAEVATGATTTAQLLADRPALEAAAARGGGVPVADLDLVSPVTAPCRVVAQMTNYASHVEDTGGNPATVPLTFFRKTSGSLSGPYEDVLRPAHVRLLDYEVEIGLVIGREIPAGTQLSGLAGHVAGLVVTNDISARDLQLPQTQFYESKSYPTFTPAGPALVLLDGDELDRFPDLRLRLSVNGEIRQDRTAADMIHPPAKALRALTRFQRLDPGDLILTGTPAGTALSAPPKPVELIGSLLPPALKWKLFFRGQARNPRYLKDGDVIETTVATDDGAIDLGTQRTVVRWAR; encoded by the coding sequence ATGAGCATTTCCGTACTGCGCACCGCCGACGCCTGGTGGGTTGCCACCCCGTCCGGAGCGGCCGAGGTCGCCACCGGCGCCACGACCACCGCGCAGCTGCTGGCCGACCGGCCGGCGCTCGAAGCCGCGGCGGCGCGCGGCGGTGGCGTCCCGGTCGCGGACCTCGACCTGGTCTCGCCGGTCACCGCGCCGTGCCGGGTGGTCGCCCAGATGACCAACTACGCCTCCCACGTCGAGGACACCGGTGGCAATCCGGCGACCGTGCCGCTGACGTTCTTCCGCAAGACGTCCGGTTCGCTCAGCGGCCCGTACGAGGACGTCCTGCGGCCGGCACACGTACGGCTGCTGGACTACGAGGTGGAGATCGGGCTCGTCATCGGCCGGGAGATCCCGGCGGGCACGCAGCTGAGCGGGCTCGCCGGCCACGTCGCCGGCCTGGTGGTCACGAACGACATCTCCGCGCGTGACCTGCAGCTGCCGCAGACCCAGTTCTACGAAAGCAAGTCCTATCCGACGTTCACCCCGGCCGGGCCCGCGCTCGTGCTGCTGGACGGCGACGAGCTCGACCGGTTCCCCGACCTGCGCCTGCGGCTGAGCGTGAACGGCGAGATCCGCCAGGATCGGACCGCCGCCGACATGATCCACCCGCCCGCCAAGGCGTTGCGCGCGCTCACCCGCTTCCAGCGACTCGACCCCGGCGACCTCATACTGACCGGGACTCCGGCGGGCACGGCGCTGTCCGCCCCGCCGAAACCGGTGGAGCTGATCGGTTCGCTCCTGCCGCCCGCACTCAAGTGGAAGCTCTTTTTCCGGGGCCAGGCAAGGAATCCCCGTTACCTCAAGGACGGTGACGTCATCGAGACCACCGTGGCCACCGACGACGGCGCGATCGATCTGGGCACCCAGCGCACCGTGGTGCGGTGGGCACGATGA
- a CDS encoding aldo/keto reductase, which yields MTSTTGTTPAAALGTWAWGDSGEVGDGYFGSQLTGAGLREIVEKAQSNGFTLWDTAVVYGMGRSETVLAQALKGYARSEYQLSTKFTPQIAGDGDDPVADMLEQSLDRLGTDYVDLYWIHNTADVARWTPRLIPLLQRGRIKQVGVSNHNLEEIALADQILGEAGFRVEAVQNHYSLLYRSSERAGILEHCREHDVRFFSYMVLEQGALTGRYHPDRPLPEGSSRAAVYNDILPQLQALTDRMAAIGEARGASAAGVATAWAIAKGTTPIIGVTKASHLDGLVRAHGIELAEEDIAELEALADAAGVDTRGSWEHER from the coding sequence ATGACGAGCACGACGGGGACCACGCCGGCGGCGGCACTGGGCACGTGGGCCTGGGGAGACAGCGGCGAGGTGGGCGACGGCTATTTCGGCAGTCAGCTGACCGGCGCCGGCCTGCGAGAGATCGTCGAGAAGGCGCAGTCGAACGGATTCACGCTGTGGGACACCGCGGTGGTGTACGGCATGGGCCGCTCGGAGACGGTCCTCGCCCAAGCGCTGAAAGGCTACGCCCGCAGCGAGTACCAGCTGTCGACGAAGTTCACCCCGCAGATCGCGGGCGACGGCGATGATCCGGTCGCGGACATGCTGGAGCAGAGCCTCGACCGGCTGGGCACGGACTACGTGGATCTGTACTGGATCCACAATACCGCCGACGTGGCCCGGTGGACGCCGCGGCTCATTCCGCTGCTGCAGCGCGGCCGGATCAAACAGGTCGGCGTCTCGAACCACAACCTGGAGGAAATCGCGCTCGCCGATCAGATTCTCGGCGAGGCTGGCTTCCGGGTGGAGGCGGTCCAGAACCACTACAGCCTCCTGTACCGCAGCTCCGAGCGCGCAGGCATTCTCGAGCACTGCCGCGAGCACGACGTGCGGTTCTTCTCCTACATGGTCCTCGAACAGGGGGCGCTGACCGGCAGGTACCACCCGGACCGGCCGTTGCCGGAGGGCAGCAGCCGGGCGGCCGTGTACAACGACATCCTGCCCCAGCTGCAGGCACTGACGGACCGGATGGCGGCGATAGGCGAGGCCCGCGGCGCGTCCGCCGCCGGTGTCGCCACCGCCTGGGCCATCGCCAAGGGGACCACCCCGATCATCGGGGTCACGAAGGCGAGTCACCTCGACGGGCTGGTCCGGGCGCACGGCATCGAGCTCGCCGAAGAGGACATCGCGGAGCTGGAGGCGCTGGCGGACGCCGCGGGCGTCGACACGCGCGGCAGCTGGGAGCACGAGAGGTAG
- a CDS encoding helix-turn-helix transcriptional regulator: MDQQPGNRGEIRDFLASRRARITPAQVGLPTSARRRVAGLRREEVAVLAGVSTEWYTRLEKGHIGGVSEDVLDAVARALRLDDDERTYLFDLARSSRSASRRPSRRRDVEVPPRVQWLLDSMTMSSAFVRNGRTDVVAGNSLARALYAPMFDSATVDRRGRPNVARYIFLDPGARDFFVDWDAAGNATAALLRAEAARESRDRALRELIGELCTLSPEFREQWAAHDVLLRHDGIKRLRHPEVGHLELTFQSLDLPLSGRAVHDLITYTAEPGTASEDRLKLLASWAATPSRTAEPGTRGPDPAGHAELP; this comes from the coding sequence ATGGACCAGCAGCCCGGAAACCGAGGTGAAATCCGGGACTTCCTTGCCAGCCGGCGCGCCAGGATCACCCCGGCGCAGGTCGGGCTGCCGACCAGTGCCCGTCGCCGGGTCGCCGGACTGCGGCGCGAGGAGGTCGCTGTCCTCGCCGGCGTGAGCACGGAGTGGTACACGCGGCTGGAGAAGGGGCACATCGGCGGCGTGTCCGAAGACGTCCTCGATGCGGTCGCCCGCGCCCTGCGGCTGGACGACGACGAACGCACGTACTTGTTCGACCTGGCCCGATCGTCGCGGTCCGCGAGCCGCAGGCCCTCGCGTCGCCGGGACGTCGAGGTGCCGCCCCGGGTCCAGTGGCTGCTCGACTCGATGACGATGTCCTCGGCGTTCGTGCGCAACGGCCGCACGGACGTCGTCGCCGGCAACTCCCTGGCCCGAGCCCTGTACGCGCCGATGTTCGACAGCGCCACCGTCGACCGACGCGGCCGTCCCAACGTCGCCCGCTACATCTTCCTCGACCCCGGCGCGCGGGACTTCTTCGTCGATTGGGACGCCGCCGGCAACGCCACAGCCGCGCTGCTGCGCGCCGAGGCCGCGCGCGAGTCCCGCGACCGGGCGCTGCGCGAACTGATCGGTGAGCTGTGCACGCTCAGCCCCGAGTTCCGCGAGCAGTGGGCCGCGCACGACGTCCTGCTCCGCCACGACGGCATCAAACGGCTCCGGCACCCCGAGGTCGGGCACCTGGAACTGACCTTCCAGTCCCTCGACCTACCGCTGTCCGGCCGGGCCGTGCACGACCTGATCACCTACACCGCCGAACCCGGCACCGCATCCGAAGACCGGCTCAAACTCCTCGCCAGCTGGGCAGCCACGCCATCCCGGACGGCCGAGCCCGGAACCCGCGGTCCGGACCCGGCCGGCCACGCGGAGCTTCCGTAA
- a CDS encoding TetR/AcrR family transcriptional regulator: MAISEAELAGPRRPSRRRAETRRRVIEAAYDVFAELGIRDAPVELICERAGFTRGAFYSNFASKEELFLALYEIRMRERAQRLREAVEQTVRTADRDSPGVVDRVLRDVGMLFMESLTADVTWYLLNLEFRAQALRQPELRAPTAAAERRFHDALTDILQTMLDRLDLRLGLDPRNAIVTIVALYETTLERAILDDRPGHVDTSYLTEVLPRLFTSMIATDHR; encoded by the coding sequence ATGGCGATCAGCGAGGCGGAGCTGGCCGGTCCGCGGCGGCCGTCCCGGCGGCGGGCGGAGACCCGGCGCAGGGTGATCGAGGCGGCCTACGACGTGTTCGCCGAGCTGGGCATCCGGGACGCGCCGGTCGAGCTGATCTGCGAGCGCGCCGGGTTCACCCGTGGCGCGTTCTACTCGAATTTCGCCAGCAAGGAAGAGCTGTTCCTGGCCCTGTACGAAATCCGCATGCGGGAGCGGGCGCAGCGGCTGCGGGAAGCCGTCGAGCAGACCGTCCGCACAGCCGACCGGGATTCGCCGGGCGTGGTCGACCGGGTCCTGCGCGACGTCGGCATGCTGTTCATGGAGTCGCTGACCGCGGACGTGACGTGGTACCTGCTCAACCTCGAGTTCCGCGCCCAGGCACTGCGGCAGCCGGAACTGCGCGCCCCGACCGCCGCCGCCGAGCGCCGGTTCCACGACGCGCTCACCGACATCCTGCAGACCATGCTGGACCGGCTGGACCTCCGCCTGGGCCTCGACCCCCGCAACGCGATCGTCACCATCGTGGCTCTCTACGAAACCACGCTGGAGCGCGCGATCCTGGACGATCGCCCCGGCCACGTGGACACCAGCTACCTGACCGAGGTACTGCCCCGGCTCTTCACGTCCATGATCGCCACGGACCACCGGTGA
- a CDS encoding MMPL family transporter, translated as MSSFLYRLGRAAARARVLVLALWVVLLAAAGGAAVLVNQGTDDTFAIPGSESQDALDHLGRVFPEVSGTSAQLVLVVPGQVDTPRARAAVAEAADRAGKLDQVATVVSPFDRTVQGAVSGDGHAALLTVQLKVQLTAVQPETRTQLSAIAHDLATRVGDGAEVHSGGDAFSDRVPKLSPTEGIGLLIALVVLLLMFRSLIAAVMPLGTAILGVGLAAGLIYLATIAIPISSTAPMLAVMIGLAVGIDYALFLLSRHRDQLADGLEVEESIARATATAGSAVIFAGLTVVIALLGLSVAGIPFLTTMGVAAAVAVALAVGIAITLVPALMSFAGKRLRPRKPRRGKRRRTPPQIARWWVRTATRSPLVTVVLVVVGLAVCAIPATGLRLALPDNGTEEHGSTARDTYDVVSEHFGPGYNGPLIVTADIITSTDPIGLVNRMADEIRGLPGVASVPLATPNPKGDTGIIQVIPETPPDSEATDELVALLRGQEQHFLDAYGTQTAVTGITAVGIDVSAQLGSALLPFGILVVGLSLILLAMVFRSIWVPIKATVGYLLSVAAAFGATSFVFVQGHLAGALNVTHTGSVISFLPIILMGVLFGLAMDYEVFLVSRIREDFVHRGDPRQAIESGFVSASRVVVAAAVIMFAVFAAFVPEGSATIQPIAFSLAVGVFVDAFIVRMTLVPAVLALLGRRAWGLPPKLDRTLPVFDAEGDSLMHELRLADWPGTDEAVSARGLRLDDDRGRAVFTGVDLSLPRGGVLVLHGASGKTALLYTIAGRVTKFSGDLKVLGRVLPQHAHALRRDVAVVACRDTGPAAEEVAAALESEARLVVLDDVDLVLRPDSRDRLRALLAERRSASGEPVTFVVTCQDPERVRDLLPAGATRLHPLTATQPAEVS; from the coding sequence GTGTCGTCGTTTCTCTACCGGCTGGGCCGGGCCGCGGCTCGCGCCCGGGTGCTGGTGCTCGCGCTGTGGGTGGTGCTGCTGGCCGCGGCCGGCGGGGCCGCGGTGCTGGTCAACCAGGGCACCGACGACACGTTCGCCATCCCCGGCTCGGAATCCCAGGACGCGCTCGATCACCTCGGCCGGGTCTTCCCCGAGGTGAGCGGCACGTCCGCGCAGCTGGTGCTGGTGGTGCCGGGTCAGGTCGACACGCCCCGGGCGCGCGCGGCGGTGGCGGAAGCGGCCGACCGCGCCGGGAAGCTCGACCAGGTGGCCACGGTGGTCAGCCCGTTCGACCGCACCGTGCAAGGCGCGGTGTCCGGTGACGGACACGCGGCGCTGCTCACCGTGCAGCTGAAGGTCCAGCTCACCGCCGTCCAGCCGGAGACCAGGACACAGCTCAGCGCGATCGCGCACGATCTGGCCACGCGCGTCGGCGACGGCGCGGAGGTGCACTCCGGCGGGGACGCGTTCTCCGACCGGGTGCCGAAACTCAGCCCCACCGAGGGAATCGGCCTGCTCATCGCCCTGGTCGTCCTGCTGCTGATGTTCCGGTCGCTGATCGCCGCGGTGATGCCGCTGGGGACCGCGATTCTCGGTGTCGGCCTGGCGGCCGGGCTGATCTATCTCGCCACGATCGCCATCCCGATCTCCTCGACCGCACCGATGCTGGCGGTGATGATCGGGCTCGCGGTCGGCATCGACTACGCCCTGTTCCTGTTGTCGCGGCACCGCGACCAGCTCGCGGACGGGCTCGAGGTCGAGGAGTCGATCGCCCGCGCCACGGCCACCGCCGGATCCGCGGTGATCTTCGCCGGTCTCACCGTGGTGATCGCGTTGCTCGGCCTGTCCGTGGCCGGAATCCCGTTCCTCACCACGATGGGGGTCGCCGCCGCGGTCGCCGTCGCACTCGCCGTCGGCATCGCGATCACCCTCGTGCCCGCGCTGATGTCGTTCGCGGGCAAGCGGTTGCGGCCGCGGAAGCCGCGGCGCGGGAAGCGCCGCCGCACCCCGCCGCAGATCGCGCGCTGGTGGGTGCGCACCGCGACGCGCTCGCCGCTGGTGACCGTGGTGCTCGTCGTCGTCGGGCTGGCGGTCTGCGCGATCCCCGCCACCGGACTGCGGCTGGCGTTGCCGGACAACGGAACCGAGGAACACGGCAGTACGGCGCGGGACACCTACGACGTCGTGAGCGAGCACTTCGGCCCCGGCTACAACGGCCCGCTCATCGTCACCGCGGACATCATCACCAGCACCGATCCGATCGGGCTGGTGAACCGGATGGCGGACGAGATCCGCGGGCTGCCCGGTGTCGCCTCGGTGCCGCTGGCCACGCCGAATCCCAAGGGCGACACCGGGATCATCCAGGTCATCCCGGAGACGCCACCGGATTCCGAGGCGACCGACGAGTTGGTCGCCCTGCTGCGCGGGCAGGAGCAGCACTTCCTCGACGCGTACGGCACGCAGACCGCGGTCACCGGGATCACCGCTGTCGGCATCGACGTGTCCGCGCAGCTGGGCAGTGCGCTGCTGCCGTTCGGAATCCTCGTCGTCGGGCTTTCGCTGATCCTGCTGGCCATGGTGTTCCGGTCAATCTGGGTGCCGATCAAGGCGACCGTGGGCTACCTGCTGTCGGTGGCGGCCGCGTTCGGCGCCACGTCGTTCGTGTTCGTGCAGGGACACCTCGCCGGCGCGCTGAACGTGACCCACACCGGCAGTGTGATCAGCTTCCTGCCGATCATCCTCATGGGTGTCCTTTTCGGACTTGCCATGGACTACGAGGTGTTCCTGGTGTCCCGGATCCGGGAGGACTTCGTGCACCGCGGTGATCCGCGCCAGGCCATCGAATCCGGGTTCGTCTCCGCGTCCAGGGTGGTGGTCGCGGCCGCGGTGATCATGTTCGCGGTGTTCGCCGCGTTCGTGCCGGAGGGCAGCGCCACCATCCAGCCGATCGCGTTCAGCCTCGCGGTCGGGGTGTTCGTGGACGCCTTCATCGTGCGGATGACGCTGGTGCCCGCGGTGCTGGCGCTGCTGGGCCGCCGGGCCTGGGGGCTGCCGCCGAAGCTCGACCGGACGCTGCCGGTGTTCGACGCCGAGGGCGATTCGCTCATGCACGAGCTGCGCCTGGCCGACTGGCCGGGGACCGACGAGGCGGTGAGCGCCCGCGGCCTCCGGCTGGACGACGACCGCGGCCGCGCGGTCTTCACCGGCGTCGATCTGAGCCTGCCGCGTGGCGGGGTGCTCGTGCTGCACGGGGCTTCCGGAAAAACCGCTCTGCTGTACACGATCGCCGGGCGGGTCACGAAGTTCTCCGGCGACCTCAAGGTGCTCGGCCGGGTCCTGCCGCAGCACGCGCACGCGTTGCGCCGTGACGTGGCCGTGGTTGCCTGCCGGGACACCGGTCCAGCCGCGGAGGAGGTCGCTGCCGCACTCGAGAGCGAGGCGCGGCTCGTGGTGCTCGACGACGTCGACCTCGTACTGCGTCCCGACAGCCGCGACCGGCTACGGGCCTTGCTCGCCGAGCGCCGCAGCGCCTCCGGCGAGCCTGTGACTTTCGTGGTGACCTGCCAGGACCCGGAGCGGGTCCGGGACCTGCTGCCCGCCGGGGCGACGCGCCTGCACCCCCTCACCGCCACTCAGCCCGCCGAGGTCTCCTGA